In Chromatiales bacterium, one DNA window encodes the following:
- a CDS encoding thioredoxin fold domain-containing protein produces MLTARVHRLLALALMLPVAGALAATTAHETALGAGMVNPGYEEKPGWFKSSFLDIREDVAEARDAGRRVLLYFYQDGCPYCAKLLRENLAVASIVQKLRQDYDVIAINLWGDREVTGFDGSARSEKDFSTDLRVMFTPTLLLLDSDGAVALRINGYYPPDQLEAALDYVTAGGSGRAGFRSFVAARESAFGTLGVSRAGPGFLSPPFHLNARDALSGRPLLVVFDQGNCRACDELHGDIFSRAATRELLAGFDVAVLDANSTTSLTTPAGETTSAAAWARALGVVYTPSLVFFDAGGSEVFRTEGYLKSFHVQASLAYVGEGAYRTQPSFQRFVQSRADALRARGVEVDLMN; encoded by the coding sequence ATGCTCACCGCGCGGGTCCATCGACTACTCGCGCTGGCCCTGATGTTGCCCGTCGCCGGTGCGCTGGCGGCGACAACCGCACATGAAACGGCGCTCGGCGCCGGCATGGTCAATCCCGGCTACGAGGAAAAACCCGGCTGGTTCAAGTCCTCGTTCCTGGACATCCGCGAGGATGTTGCCGAGGCGCGCGATGCCGGGCGCCGCGTCCTGCTCTACTTCTATCAGGACGGCTGTCCGTACTGCGCGAAGCTGCTGCGCGAGAATCTCGCCGTCGCATCGATCGTTCAGAAGCTCAGGCAAGATTACGATGTCATCGCGATCAACCTCTGGGGCGATCGCGAGGTGACCGGGTTCGACGGCAGCGCTAGGAGCGAGAAGGATTTTTCGACCGATCTGCGCGTGATGTTCACGCCAACCCTGTTGCTGCTCGATTCCGACGGCGCCGTTGCGCTGCGCATCAACGGGTACTACCCGCCGGATCAACTGGAAGCCGCGCTGGACTATGTGACTGCCGGCGGCAGCGGGCGTGCCGGATTCAGGTCGTTCGTTGCGGCTCGCGAGTCCGCGTTCGGCACCCTCGGCGTATCGCGCGCGGGGCCGGGCTTTCTATCTCCGCCGTTTCACCTGAATGCTCGCGATGCACTCTCTGGCCGCCCGTTGCTGGTGGTGTTCGATCAGGGCAACTGCCGGGCTTGCGACGAGTTGCACGGCGACATCTTCAGCCGGGCCGCGACGCGCGAATTGCTCGCCGGTTTCGACGTCGCGGTGCTCGACGCGAACTCGACAACGTCGCTCACGACGCCCGCCGGCGAGACTACGAGCGCAGCTGCATGGGCCCGCGCACTCGGGGTGGTCTACACGCCGAGCCTGGTGTTTTTCGATGCCGGCGGGTCCGAGGTTTTTCGCACCGAGGGCTACCTGAAGTCGTTCCACGTGCAGGCGTCACTGGCCTATGTCGGCGAGGGGGCCTACCGCACACAGCCGAGCTTTCAGCGCTTCGTGCAGTCGCGCGCGGACGCCCTGCGGGCCAGGGGGGTCGAAGTCGACCTGATGAACTGA